A stretch of Anaeromyxobacter dehalogenans 2CP-1 DNA encodes these proteins:
- a CDS encoding metal ABC transporter ATP-binding protein translates to MSPGPLVALEGATVGYGRRAILQRVDLAVEAGDFLAVVGPNGGGKTTLVRSLLGALPLLAGRRTLRPGVRVGYVPQRDHVDPVWPFTAGEVVLMGRVPALGPGRRPGPADHEAVRAALGLVGIEALAGSAYGELSGGQRQRTLIARALAAEPTLLVVDEPTNGMDPAAELATMDLLRDLHQGVRIAIVMVSHRLEAVANYARALAFVDKDQTLFRVGPVEEMLRPDGLGALYGRPVAVRELDGRRLVYPINGGVRR, encoded by the coding sequence TTGAGCCCCGGCCCGCTCGTCGCGCTCGAGGGCGCAACCGTCGGGTACGGCCGCCGCGCCATCCTCCAGCGGGTGGACCTCGCGGTCGAGGCCGGGGACTTCCTGGCCGTGGTCGGCCCGAACGGCGGCGGCAAGACCACGCTCGTGCGCTCGCTGCTCGGCGCGCTGCCGCTGCTCGCCGGGCGGCGCACGCTGCGGCCCGGCGTGCGCGTCGGCTACGTGCCCCAGCGCGACCACGTCGATCCCGTGTGGCCGTTCACCGCGGGAGAGGTGGTGCTGATGGGCCGGGTCCCCGCGCTCGGCCCCGGGCGCCGCCCCGGCCCCGCCGACCACGAGGCGGTGCGGGCCGCGCTCGGGCTCGTCGGGATCGAGGCGCTCGCCGGGAGCGCGTACGGCGAGCTCTCCGGCGGGCAGCGGCAGCGCACGCTCATCGCGCGGGCGCTCGCCGCGGAGCCCACGCTGCTGGTGGTGGACGAGCCCACCAACGGCATGGACCCCGCCGCCGAGCTCGCGACCATGGACCTGCTCCGCGATCTGCACCAGGGCGTGCGGATCGCGATCGTGATGGTGTCGCACCGGCTCGAGGCCGTGGCGAACTACGCGCGCGCGCTCGCGTTCGTGGACAAGGACCAGACGCTGTTCCGCGTCGGGCCGGTGGAGGAGATGCTGCGGCCCGACGGGCTCGGGGCGCTGTACGGAAGGCCCGTCGCGGTGCGCGAGCTGGACGGGCGGCGCCTCGTGTACCCCATCAACGGCGGGGTGCGTCGGTGA
- a CDS encoding metal ABC transporter permease produces MSALETFLSAREIWEVPLAASVVAGALLGALGVYVVLRRTVFVSAALTQVSTLGLVLTLLVEERVHIETEHATEQLAVAILFSVAGALVLGALRPRRLPAEATVGAAWVTASALVVLGVSQLVHAAHDLGGMVFGNAVAVPAGDLAVIVVVAAVCTAVHLVFAKELAFASFDPETAQALGLRVKLWDAVLFLTIGLAIPVTARALGALPVFAFLTLPAAAALLLKVGFRPAFAVAAGLGILAAGGGYVLSWIWEIPTGATMVALAALFLVPGAVLRRAGG; encoded by the coding sequence GTGAGCGCGCTCGAGACGTTCCTGTCCGCGCGCGAGATCTGGGAGGTGCCCCTCGCCGCGTCCGTCGTGGCCGGCGCGCTGCTCGGCGCGCTCGGCGTGTACGTGGTGCTCCGGCGGACCGTGTTCGTGTCCGCCGCGCTCACGCAGGTGTCCACCCTCGGGCTCGTGCTCACGCTGCTCGTCGAGGAGCGGGTGCACATCGAGACCGAGCACGCCACCGAGCAGCTCGCCGTCGCGATCCTGTTCTCGGTGGCCGGCGCCCTCGTCCTCGGCGCGCTCCGCCCCCGCCGGCTGCCCGCCGAGGCCACCGTCGGCGCCGCCTGGGTGACCGCGTCCGCGCTCGTCGTGCTCGGGGTGAGCCAGCTCGTGCACGCCGCGCACGACCTCGGCGGCATGGTGTTCGGCAACGCCGTCGCCGTGCCCGCCGGCGACCTCGCCGTGATCGTGGTGGTGGCGGCCGTCTGCACCGCCGTGCACCTCGTGTTCGCGAAGGAGCTCGCGTTCGCGTCGTTCGACCCCGAGACCGCCCAGGCGCTCGGGCTGCGGGTGAAGCTGTGGGACGCCGTGCTGTTCCTGACCATCGGGCTCGCGATCCCCGTCACCGCGCGGGCGCTCGGCGCGCTGCCCGTGTTCGCGTTCCTGACCCTGCCCGCCGCGGCCGCGCTGCTGCTCAAGGTCGGGTTCCGCCCCGCGTTCGCCGTCGCCGCCGGCCTCGGCATCCTGGCGGCGGGTGGCGGCTACGTGCTGTCGTGGATCTGGGAGATCCCCACCGGCGCGACCATGGTGGCGCTCGCCGCGCTGTTCCTGGTGCCCGGCGCCGTGCTGCGGAGAGCGGGAGGATGA
- a CDS encoding metal ABC transporter substrate-binding protein — translation MTFRPVAVLLALVPSLALAGPRVVTTTEGLAALVREVSAGRASVESLSRGSQDPHYVDANPMLAVKLRNADLLVDVGLDLEIGWLPPLVNQSRNGAIQPGGAHRLTAASAVQVLDVPTGPVDRSRGDLHPAGNPHFLTDPRRALQVATAIAGKLGELDPSGAAAYQGALAAFRTKLQADLARWQATLAPVKGRKIFSQHRTLTYFLDWSGIVSAGEIEPRPGVPAPPAYLAELVQRAQREQVKAIVVENYYDTKSAEVVARHAGAKVVRVPGDVGGEPGVKTYEQWIQELVERVAEALR, via the coding sequence ATGACCTTCCGCCCCGTCGCCGTCCTCCTGGCCCTTGTCCCCTCGCTTGCGCTCGCCGGACCCCGCGTCGTCACCACCACCGAGGGGCTCGCCGCGCTCGTCCGAGAGGTCTCCGCCGGCCGCGCGTCGGTGGAGAGCCTCTCGCGCGGCTCGCAGGATCCGCACTACGTGGACGCGAACCCGATGCTCGCGGTGAAGCTCCGCAACGCCGACTTGCTCGTGGACGTCGGCCTCGACCTCGAGATCGGCTGGCTGCCGCCGCTCGTGAACCAGTCGCGCAACGGCGCCATCCAGCCCGGCGGCGCGCACCGGCTCACCGCCGCCTCGGCCGTGCAGGTGCTCGACGTGCCCACGGGCCCGGTGGACCGCAGCCGCGGCGACCTCCACCCCGCCGGCAACCCGCACTTCCTCACCGACCCGCGCCGCGCGCTCCAGGTCGCGACGGCGATCGCCGGGAAGCTGGGCGAGCTCGATCCCAGCGGTGCCGCCGCCTACCAGGGCGCGCTCGCCGCGTTCCGGACGAAGCTCCAGGCCGACTTGGCGCGCTGGCAGGCGACGCTCGCGCCGGTGAAGGGGCGGAAGATCTTCTCGCAGCACCGCACGCTCACGTACTTCCTCGACTGGAGCGGGATCGTGTCGGCGGGCGAGATCGAGCCGCGCCCCGGCGTGCCCGCGCCGCCCGCCTACCTCGCCGAGCTGGTGCAGCGGGCGCAGCGCGAGCAGGTGAAGGCGATCGTGGTGGAGAACTACTACGACACGAAGTCCGCCGAGGTGGTGGCGCGCCACGCCGGCGCGAAGGTGGTGCGCGTGCCCGGGGACGTGGGCGGCGAGCCCGGGGTGAAGACCTACGAGCAGTGGATCCAGGAGCTCGTGGAGCGCGTCGCGGAGGCGCTCCGTTGA